ggaacacacacacacacacacacacacattttttcattttctcttcatctttccatttAAATTTATtcacgtatatattttttcttctctactatccttttttttctttttttttctcctcttcaccttcaccttcttctgtctctttatctctttctctctgtcttcgtCATCTTtacaattctctttttttctgcctttcttcaccttcacctcctccgtctctttgtttctctgtctgtctttttatttctttattctcggTAAGGAAGGATGACAAACGCACtacagagggaaataaagaaagaggaagaagggagaaaagaaagaaagaaggaaggagagatttatggaaggaaagattgaaggaaggaaagaacgaaatagagaagaaaggagagaaagacggaaggaaggaaagattgaaggaaggaaagaacgaaaaaaagaaggaaggaaggaaagacggaaggaaggaaagattgaaggaaggaaagaacgaaaagaaggagaaaggatagaaagacggaaggaaggaaagattgaaggaaagaaataacgaaatatagaagaaaggatagaaagacggaaggaaagaaagacggaaggaaggaaagaatgaaataagaagaaaggatagaaatactgaaggaaagattgaaggaaggaaagaacgaaaagaagaagaaaggatagaaagacggagggaaagaaaggaaggaggaaggatagaaagacgaaaagaaagaaagaaggaatggatgacACAATCGCACAACAGCATAACATAGGAAGCTCGTAACTCGATGCTCTTATGAATAACACAGTGGGACTAGTTCAAAGAGATATCAGTAAGTATCTTTATGTAACTTTATGAGCCTCTCTATATCCATAAACCTTCATCTTTGTGTAACTTTTTCTGTAGTGAATGCAAATGTTGTTTATTATTACTTTTGAAAGATGCGATTGTGCTCTCTTAACGATTGTGAGTACTCTTAACGATTGTGAGTATTCTCTTAACGATTGTGAGTACTCTCTTAACGATTGTGAGTACTCTCTTAATGATTATGAGTACTATCTTAACGATTATGAGTACTCTCTTAATGATTGTGAGTACTCTCTTAACGATTGTGAGTACTCTCTTTACGATTGTGAGTACTCTCTTAACGATTGTGAGTATTCTCTTTACGATTGTGAGTTCTCTCTTAACGATTGTGAGTACTCTCTTAACGATTGTGAGTACTCTCTTAACGACTGTGAGTACTCTCTTAACGATTATGAGTACTCTCTTAACGACTGTGAGTACTCTCTTAACGATTATGAGTATTCTCTTAACGATTGTGAGTACTCTCTTAACGATTGTGAGTACTCTCTTAACGATTGTGAGTACTCTCTTAACGATTGTGAGTACTCTCTTAACGATTGTGAGTACTCTCTTAACGATTGTGAGTACTCTCTTAACGACTGTGAGTATTTTCTTAACGATTATACCCGGCAGTACTTCAGTGATGTATTTCTATGTGAATGGGTCTGAATTATATGTagatttaatgtttatttttcattatacattttttttacagcaaaggaaacatctCGAGGccgaaagaaggaaacaataatgaaaaaaagcccgcatggTGAtctgtagatattttttttccattatgcGATATGAAATACAAGTTTCCTACGTGAATTGGACCCGCTAGTACTGAATCGACGCGTTCGTTTGTGGGTACCTATGCATATATGTAGATTCAGTGGGTATTTTTCATCAGGACCTCTcgccagaaattgacctctcttttggccactcctcttaactctttttttatatgagcagtgatttgtgtgttttttttttttttcgttatatattgtgttcctctttctttttgccgttgagctgtttcctttactgtaaaaaaaatataataacattCTTTTACGATCTGccgacattttttttccattttgcaaTATGAAATACAAGTCCCGTACATGAATTAAACTCGTTAGTACTTTATTAACGTGTTTCTTCGTGAGTAGCAACGAATATATGTagattctgtttatttttcatcatgcaattacattcttttataatTTGCTGACACTTTTCCATTTTGCAATATGAAATACAAGTCCCGTACATGAATTAAACTCGTTAGTACATCATTAACGTGTTTGTTCGTGAGTTGCTATGAGTATATGTagattctgtttatttttcatcatGCAATTACATTCTCTAAAGATCTGCTGACATTGTTTTCCCATTTTGCAATATGATATACAAGTCTCACACATGAATTAAACTCGTTAGTACATCATTAACGTGTTTGTTCGTGAGTAGGTCTTAATATATGTAGATTGTTTATTGTTCATCATACAATTACATTTTTATAATCtgctgacatttttttttccattttgcaaTATGAAATACAAGTCTCACACGTATTAAACTCGTTACTACTTCATCAACGTGTTTGTTCGTGAGTTGCCATGAGTATATGTAGATTCCGAGCTTATTTTCCATCTTACAAGTATTTTTTGATGATCCGAGCACATTTTTTCATCCGTTCTACTATGTTACCGATTTCCCGGAGGTCTCAACAGTCAGCGAATATTGTAATTTCGTCATTCATATGCAGATCAGCGGCCTTGTATGCCTCGTCAACAGCCTCTCCGCCCCTCACCTCTCGCCCCTCTCGTCCCCACCCACCGGCACTccttcaaccccctccccctACGGCACTCCTTCACTCTCCACTCCCCGGCACTccttcaaccccctccccctACGCCACTCCTTCACTCTCCACTCCCCGGCACTCCTTCAACTCCCTCCCCCTACGGCACTccttcaaccccctccccctACGGCACTCCTTCACTCTCCACTCCCCGGCACTccttcaaccccctccccctACGGCACTCCTTCACTCTCCACTCCCCGGCACTCCTTCACTCCGCCCCCTCAGCGAAACGAAGGTCCCGTGATATAATACCGTTGTTGATGGTTTTCCTTCGCGCCGATAACGTAATGAATGTGGTATTGTATTTGCGTTATGTAaggttgtttttttttcttctcttttggcgGGCTTTCTTTTTCCTCGCATCTAAGGGATTGAGAAGTAAATATTAAAGTCTATTCACTATCCGTTCGTGTTTGGTGATTGGAAACGAAGATTGGTTGTTTTGATAGATTACTTACGCGTTCAGTgacgaaaaagaaaattattaatatattttcttttcatttttcacctATTTTTTAGTGGTTGTCGAAGAAGAAATTCGTGTTTACATGATTTTCACTCGTTTGGTGATTAAAACCGAAAGATAAGTTGCCTGCATTTGTGTTTTTAATCGCGTTTGACTATTGTAAAGAAGAAATTTGTCCATATTGTTTCCAAGCGCTCTGttacggaaagaaaaagaaaattatatatactatCTTTTTTATCGTTTTGGACCTGGAAGCGAAGGTGccgatttttatatattttccacgCATTCGGTTGCTcaaaaaagaagacaatttgTATTTAGAGATTCCATTTTTCGCGCTCTCGGTGattaaaacgaaaagaaaaaaatgtcgatGTTTTGTGTTATGTTTTATTCCGGAGGCTGAAAGTTAATAGTAAATGTGTTTGGGTTTTGCTGTGAATATTGCTTTTCCCGACTGattctttccatttttattttaagttgttggtggttgtgactGGAAAGATATAGTCATTGTAAttttgttatgttattttctgatattttttcctAGTATGTCTTGAGGTCTTGTGTTTGGGTTTTGCTGTGAATATTGCTTTTCCCGACTGattctttccatttctattttaaGTTGTTGGTGGATGTGACTGGAAAGAAATAGTCATTGTAATTTTGTTCTGttattttctgatattttttcctAGTATGTCTTGAGGTCTTGTGTTTGGGTTTTGCTGTGAATATTGCTTTTCCCGACTGattctttccatttctattttaagttgttggtggttgtgactGGAAAGAAATAGTCATTGTAATTTTGCTCTGTTCGTATTtgttttctgattatttttttccttgtatgtTTTGAGGTCTTGTGTTTGGGTTTTGCTCTGAACGTTGCATTCCCCGACTgaattgtttttctttctatgttAAGCTGTTGGGGGCTTGGGGAGAAAATGATTTGTTTGTAAGTCGTGTAAGTTATTCTCCTAACAACCTGCGTAAACAAACCGCcttagtcattattttctactttacaggaaatcagaaaagtagtCATTtactcatttggcttaagatttaggcaaaAATgtaaaggccaattctagaacactcaaaccctgaatgacgaagacaactatacaaaaataggcgtcatgttgaaaaattgatgtagacaaaaacctggaaatctctgaaaaatgacttaggcgattattttatgagggtgacgatatttcaGATGTTTGGTTTACGAAGAAAAGATAATATTGGATTtccttatttgtattttcttttgatGAATTCACTAATTTTTGTGTTTAGTGACTATAAGAAAACGATTTGTCTGTGTTGTGCGAGTTATCCTCCAGAGATTgtattttatttcctgtttttggtATACGAAGAAAAGATAACATTGCCTTTTCATATTCGCCTTTTTTTATTGATGGTTTCCTTAATTTCCGTTCGGGCGAGTTATTCTCCCGATGATGCATTTTATTTCAAGTGTTTGGTGTTCGAAGATAAGAGATAATATTGGTTTTCCATATTAGTTTTTCTCTATAGAGGAATTCACTGATTTTCGTCTTTAGTGACTATAAGAAAACGATTTGTTTGTGCGTTGTGCGAGTTATTCTCCTGACAATGTATTTTACTTCAAGTGTTTGGTGTTCGAAGATAAGAGATAATATTGGTTTTCCATATTAGTATTTCTCTATTGATGAATTCCCTGATTTTCGTGTTTAGTGACTATAAGAAAACGATTTGTCTGTGCGTTGTGCGAGGTATTCTTCTGACAATGTATTTTATATCAGGTCTTTGGTGTTCGCAGATAAGAGATAATATTGCCTTCCCATACTAATATTTCTCTATAGATGAATTCCCTGATTTTCGTGTTTAGTGACTATAAGAAAACGATTTGTCTGTGCGTTGTGTGAGGTATTCTCCTGACAATGTATTTTATTTCAGGTCTTTGGTGTTCGAAGATAAGAGATAATATTGCCTTCCCATATTAATATTTCTCTATTGATGAATTCACTGATTTTCGTGTTTAGTGACTATAAGAAAGTAGTTTGTCTGTGCGTTGTGCGAGGTATTCTCCTGACAATGTATTTTATTTCAGGTCATTGGTGTTCGAAGATAAGAGATAATATTGCCTTTCCATATTAATATTTCTCTAAAGATGAATTCACTGATTTTCGTGTTTAGTGACTATAAGAAAACGATTTGTCTGTGCGTTGTGCGAGGTGTTCTTCtgacaatttattttatttcaagtCTTTGGTGTTCGAAGAAACGAGATAATATTGGTTTTCCATATTAGTATTTCTCTATTGATGAATTCACTGATTTTCGTGTTTAGTGACTATGAGAAAACGATTTGTCTGTGCGTTGTGCGAGGTATTCTTCTGACAATGTATTTTATTTCAGGTCTTTGGTGTTCGAAGATAAGAGATAATATTGCCTTCCCATATTAATATTTCTCTAAAGATGAATTCACTGATTTTCGTGTTTAGTGACTATAAGAAAACGATTTGTCTGTGCGTTGTGCGAGTTATTCTCCTGACAATGTATTTTATTTCAAGTCTTTGGTGTTCGAAGAAACGAGATAATATTGGTTTTCCATATTAGTATTTCTCTATAGATGAATTCACTGATTTTCGTCTTTAGTGACTATAAGAAAGTAGTTTGTCTGTGCGTTGTGCGAGTTATTCTCCTGACAATGTATTTTATTTCAGGTCTTTGGTGTTCGAAGATAAGAGATAATATTGCCTTCCCATATTAATATTTCTCTAAGATGAATTCCCTGATTTTCGTGTTTAGTGACTATAAGAAAACGATTTGTCTGTGCGTTGTGCGAGGTATTCTCCTGACAATGTATTTTATTTCAGGTCTTTGGTGTTCGAAGATAAGAGATAATATTGCCTTCCCATATTAATATTTCTCTATTGATGAATTCACTGATTTTCGTGTTTAGTGACTATAAGAAAGTAGTTTGTCTGTGCGTTGTGCGAGTTATTCTCCAGAGATTGTGTTTTATTTCAAGTGTTTggaatacgaagaaaaaataacattgccttttcatattcatatttttttcttataaatgGTTTCCCTACTTTCCGTTCGGGCGAGTTATTCTCCTGACAATGCATTTTATTTCAAGTGTTCTGTGTTCGAAGCAGAGAGATTGTTGCCTTTCCATATTCGAATTTTTGTATTGATGAAGTCCTTTATTTTCGTGTTAAGTGGCTGTATAACAAAGtaatctcctccttcatttcccagCATTTTCTTTAACGATTCTTTGCTTTATTTCAAGTGTTTGGTGtcttaagaaaaaaagacaatattGGCTTTCCATATTAGTGTTTCTCTATTAACGATTTCCCTAATTTTCGTGTTAAGTGACTGTATAAGAAAACGATATCCCTCCTTTGCCAGTGAATTCTCTgtgacatctttttttttttttgcttcatgtcATTCATTGTGTAGTAAATAATCCTTACTCATTCGAATTTTTTAATGGCGGAGGAAATTGTCTTATATTATTACGTATTTGATGGCTGAGAGATAAGATAATTTGTCAatatgtttttttctggtttttcAGTCAGAGTTTATTTTGTTATCACGTGTTTGGTGGCAGAGAGATAAAGTAACTTGTCGATGTGTtttgctattttttattttattttctgactGTTCATTTGTTTATCCAATTTGTCTCGAGGTGCAAGTCCAGTGTAAGGGGAGTCGTTTCATGCGTCAAATTTAAGAATGATTGATTGGTGTGTATTAGATAAAGTAATTCGTAactattttttgcttctttttgttttctgacCGACCTTTATTTTACCTAATGTATCTTGAAATGTTGAAATGCGATGCCAGTGTAAGAGGAGTCGTTTCGTGTGTCAAGCTCAAGATATAGTGATTTGTCGATATATATCTCTGCTTTTTGTTTTGTAACCGATTATATTTTTACTCAATACGTCGAGGCGTTGAAATGCGAGTGGAGTGTAAGAGGAGTCGTTTCGTGTGTCAAGCTCAAGATATAGTAATTTGTCGATATATATCTCTACTTTTTGTTTTGTAACCGATCATATTTTTACTCAATACGTCGAGGCGTTGAAATGCGAGTGAAGTGTAAGAGGAGTCGTTTCGTGTGTCAAGCTCAAGATATAGTAATTTGTCGATATATATCTCTACTTTTTGTTTTGTAACCGATCATATTTTACTCAATACGTCGAGGCGTTGAAATGCGAGTGGAGTGTAAGAGGAGTCGTTTCGTGTGTCAAGCTCAAGATATAGTAATTTGTCGATATATTTCTCTACTTTTTGTTTTCTGACCTGACCACTTTTTTTTACGCAATGAAGTGTTGAGTCCAGAGTCTAGAGCGTGTAAAAAGAGTTGTTTCCAGTGTCAAGCTCAAGAAGAAATATTTTGTGTATGAAGCCAGGTGTGGAATCTCTCGTTAGTCTTGTATTCCCATGGTGATTTCCTCGCTTTCAAAATATCTCGCGTTCTCTAAGAAATTACCTTCCTCCCTTGCATGAAGAACAAGCACCAGGTGGTCTATAGGGGCCTGGTGCTCTTTGCTCCGACGTAGGTtcttgagggaaaaaaaaatgtgccCGTGGGTTGGATTTTGTGGATTTATGTTTAAAATGTCACTGCACGTTTgaattttcccgtttttttttttcagtatattttttCACGAGAGCTTAGTTAgtaaagataacacacacacacacacacgcacacaggtacaGGCATTGAGAAAAAATGTAAACTGATAGAAATAGAGCTAAATTATGCTTTGCTGAGTgcgtttttgtgtttgtgtgtgtgtgtgtgtgtgtgtgtgtgtgtgtgtgtgtgtgtgtgtgtggactggtgtttgtttgtgtgtgtatgtgaattgGTGTTAGCGTGTGTCTGTGGAATGGTGTTTGTGTGCTTGTAtctgtttgtgtgcgtgtttgtgaatTGGTGTTAGCGTGTGTTTGTGGAATGGTGTTTGTGTgcttgtatctgtgtgtgtgtgtttgtggtttggtgtttgtgtgtgattgtgATTGTTTCCGTGTGTTTGTGGcatgatgtttgtgtgtgtgtgtgtgtgtgtgtgtgtgtgtgtgtgtgtgtgtgtggattggtgtttgtgtgtgtttgagtatcAGTTCGTGCAGTCGGCGGCGTGAATTACCTTTCATTACTCGCTGTTATTCACTGGCCACACCGCGTCCCAGCCGTAAATTGGGGAGCCCTGCAGAGTACCTGGCGGAGGTGAGTCACAGGGCGCGGTAATTAGACTACTAATTCCTCGTTGAAGAGCTGAGCTAAGCCATTCGTCAGAGTCGGCCGGTAAAGTTCTGTCGTTTGTCAGGACGCGGCTCCCGCTGTCATCTGGCGGCGTCCACTCCGGCATGAATGAATGTTTAATTAGAGGCGGATATGAAAGAACGGAAGGCAGGATACGAGGTCGCAGCGAGAGAAAATAATAGCCGTCGTAAAAGCTTCGATCCATCAAGTCAGGGACGGTGGCCGCGGCGCACCGGAGCGTAGCTGAGGAAAAGTCCGGTAAAGAAGTAGGGAACGGACATGATCACAGGGAAGAGGACCGATGGCTGCGTTGTTCCCGGAGTGCTGAGGTGAGGGTCCGTCACTGAGGAAAAGTCCGGTAAAGTGGTTAATCACAGGGAACAGGACCGGTGGCTGCGTTGTCCCCGGAGTCACTGAGGAAACGCAcggtaaaggagagaagaacatgAGCGGATCTTGGTGTCGCGTCGTTTCAGGAGGGTTGAAGCCCATCGTCGCTGAAGGGTccgaaaaagaagtagaggacaAACATGACCAAAGCAAACAGGTCTTGGGGTTTTGTTATTCCTGAAGCGATGAGAGCCGTCGCTAAGGAGCCGTCCAGTTAAGGAGAGTGAACATGACTACAGGGAGCAGGTCCGGTGGCTGCGTTGTTCCCGGAGTGCTGAGGGGCCGGCACTGAGGAATCGCAcggtgaaggagagaatgaacaTGAGCGCATCTTGGTGTCGCGTCGATGAAGTgtttatcaagacacttctccacccgaaactgacctctccttttggctactctttacttttatcttttacgggagcggcgagtagcgggcttctggACTGTTAAGCTCGCCTCGTTGTGTTGGGCTATTTCCTGGATTACTTAGAGGATTATTGCAAGGCTTAATTCTGGTGATAAGCGGTCCTTCTAGATTTCGCTGTGAGGTTTTATTATATACGTTCATTTGGCTTGTATTTCCATTGTAGTGAGAAGGGGATTAGAACTTTTAACGATCCTCCCGTTGAATAAATGAAACGTAAGCGGTTGTTATTCAGTTAATCATAAGCtgtagagaaagatggaggagatggatggatgagagatggatagataagagATGGCtgtagagaaaaatgaaggagatggatggaCAGGAGATGGAATTAATAGGATAATTGAAGAAAATTGATAGAAGAGAGAAATTCAAGAAAAAGTAAGCAGAAAAAGACAAGctcaagaaaatataaatgaggaacagaataagatgaaaataatTAATAGACGAGCAATGGAAGAagacaatgaaaaggaagaaaatgaaagaagaaaaaacactaaaaagacaatgaaagcgaAACCTGACgcacctgggaacacctgagagagagagagagagagagagagagagagagagagagagagagagaggggtaaaaaaTATAGATAGGACTAGAAATCGTGGAAGTTGTGTTATTATTTTCGTGGATAAGTGTattgacctgagagagagagagagagagagagagagagagagagagagagagagagagagagagagagagagagaactagaaacATACCTACATCTCATTACATCTGATCTTTAGCGcctgagagacaaaaaaaaatacgtgtTCGGAACCAGTTCATTACACGACACCATCTGGAGGCAAAGTTTCCATGCTCAAAAACTCCAGGTAATCATTTTTTTCCCGCGCCTCTAGTCTTGCAATGTCGCCTGTTCGCGCTCTCTATTATTTACCCCTGGCCGAGGTGAAAGATGCGGGGTCACATTTTAACTATTCATCATCGTGTTTTATTTCATTAGGTTTAGTCTTACCTGTTTTACCTGTTCGTGGCGTCAATTATATACCATGATCCGATGTTTAGATCCCCGGGTTGTGTCTTAAATATCCATGAGTTATCtgatttttatttctgttttgatATTCTATTTTGAGGCGgcataggaaggagaaagataaaaaagagaagctTGGAGAAGAGAAGTTAAGGAGTGTAgtgcaagaaggaagggaaagagtgcaGTAAGGAGAGATTAAAaggaagaatatgtgaagagtggatcaaggaatggaagggaaaggaaaggagcgagtgaaggaaggaagggaagggataacgaggggaaaggaaggagaatatgaagagTGGATAGAATGGAAACGAAATgaagggaacagggaaaggaaaggagcgaatgaaggaaggaagggaagggataacgaggggaaaggaaggagaatatgaagagTGGATAGAATGAAAACGAGATGAAGGGAATAGGCAAAGGAAAggagcgaatgaaggaaggaaggaagggataacgaggggaaaggaaggagaatatgaagagTGGATAGAATGGAAACgaaatgaagaggatgaagaaaggaaaggggtgtgtgaaggaaggaagggaatatgaaGAGTGGACAGAATGAAAacgagatgaaggaaataaagggaaaggagcaggaatgggaaaaggaatgaagggataacgaggggaaaggaaggagaatatgaagagTGGATAGAATGGAAACGacatgaagaggatgaagaaaggaaaggggtgtgtgaaggaaggaagggaagggataacgaggggaaaggatggtgttttcccctttccctcattgatatttttccctctttccctcctactcctttttttcctttcacctaATACTGGTTTTTTCCTCTATTGcaaccattttttctctttctcttattacaAATTTTCCCTCTGgactttttgtcatttttttcatatcaattaatactcttctttcctctgaCAATACTATTCTTCCCTCGTATTGAtaatctacttttctttttctattttttctattatttcccttTGATTTactcccattttttcttctttctctctaccatGATTTActgccattttttctcttccccctttatcctttttcctcttacgATTATCCCCTCGTCAGCTCGGCCCCCTGTCATCTCATTCTCGCCTTGGTCATCATGTTCACTGTTCTCGCTACACCGACTCCTAACACTCGCTTCAGGATTTCACGTAATTACACCTATTTCAATCTCTTTAGCAATTTGGGCTTAATAGGGACCTCTAATTatgtctcattctctctttctctctgtctgtctctctctctctgtctgtctctctctctctctctctctctctctctctctctctctctctctctctctctctctctctctctctctctctctctcttctcttttctcttttttctatcttctttttcatttctttttctttttctctttatcgttttctctttcttctttctctttgtctctctctctctctctctctctctctctctctctctctctctctctctctctctctctctctctctctctctctctctctctctctctctctctctctctctctctctctctctctctctctcagcatagtAAATCCCTCCACCGGCCTCCACATTTTCCACCTGCTCGTCACCCAGCACATCCACGCTTTTTCACACTTGTCATACGCATATCACgtccctcactcacacactcactcactcacgcactgcACTCGCCCGCTCTCTCGActggcttcattttatttccctctcctttttggcACTCTCCCGCGCTCTCGTTGCCTCCTGCACCTGTCCCCTTCACATGATTAAGCGCACTCAGTATTCCTGCCTAGCGTGTGAGTGTGAGcctctgctggtggtggtggtggtggtactgatacTATTGATGTCGGagcctttactactactactactactactactactactactactgtttaatatttttctactGCGCGCTACTGCTATATGGGGAAACTCGTGTAAATTGTTGGATTTTATATTGTTTTGATGTTTTCGTTTTGGTTCTCGAATCCTTTtccgctttttatttttttagtctgaaggtgaattttttttgtttatttttttgtctcggttTGGTTCGTCTGCATAGTTTTAGCCCTTTCCTTTTCACTCCATACAGTGTTCCCCgctaatttttcctcctcgtgtTCTTGCTGTAAGGAAAGCGGAACAGCGGTTAGTTATCGTGTCCTCTTATGTATTTCTGTTCTATGTTTGTTTGTGGGATT
This DNA window, taken from Eriocheir sinensis breed Jianghai 21 chromosome 68, ASM2467909v1, whole genome shotgun sequence, encodes the following:
- the LOC126988298 gene encoding uncharacterized protein LOC126988298 translates to MQISGLVCLVNSLSAPHLSPLSSPPTGTPSTPSPYGTPSLSTPRHSFNPLPLRHSFTLHSPALLQLPPPTALLQPPPPTALLHSPLPGTPSTPSPYGTPSLSTPRHSFTPPPQRNEGPVI